ATAAAACCGATTGCAACGCCCCATCAACCTTATCTTTTTAAATCATTCCAATACAATTAAAACACACATCAATCTATTGCAGAGCTTTGATATCTGTTGAGCGCTACCGAGGTTCACCACTAAGTTACACTTACATCATCACAACTGCTTCTCTCCCCAAAACTccaccaagaaaaaaaaaactctcATAAACCTCCTCCCTTCCaacccaaacaaacaaacacctCCACAACATCCTCAAACAAACAACCCCAAATCAATCAAAATGGCCGTCATCGACATCAAGACCAAAGCCCAGTTCGACGAACTCACCAAGGCAACACCCTACGTCGCCCTCCAAGCCCACGCAACCTGGTGCGGCCCCTGCAAAGCCATCTCCCCCATGTTCAACAAGCACGCCGAGGCCTTTTCCAACGACAAATACACTTTCGCCCGCTTCGATACCGACGAGGTGCCTGATTTGGCGTTTGAGCTGGGCATTCGCAGCATTCCTGCGTTTTTTATTTTCGAGAATGGGGATAAGGCTGATACCCTGACGGGCGCGAACCCGCCTGCGCTGCAGAAGTTGACGGCGGCGGTtgcggagaagagcaaggctgCTGGTGAGGTGAGTAAATTGTGATCCGAGGGGAacgaggagggagagaagagagagagttttTGCTGATTGGTGGTGATTTTGCAGCTCAACACCACCGAGGACTTTTAAATACGTGCGGGACGAAGACAAGGATCGCTGCAGCGGAGGATACATGAAATatgaaaggaaaaaagagagcacaTGCAAACGAGATACCTGCAATGCATGGTGTTGGCAGAGGATACCATAACGGACGAGTAGACAGACATATAAGTCATCTCCAGTCTGCAAAATATAATCATACCAAAAACACACATTCACGTTGCACGTTCAAAAACTGTATCGCTGTAAAACCCCGCTCTATTCGCACTTTCATTGTTCCATCTCGCGTGTGTCAAATATCCCATGATATCAATACTTGATCCCCCCTATTCTACATGCGCCGCAACAATACACCCAAAAGAAGCCCCCCTTCCACACACAAGCCTTGTTCCGTGTTCCAAAAGAAAGCCACACACGTAGCCCTTCCCTCCCATGACCGCACCACAACAATTGGTATAGCAAAGAAATGTAGACAAAAGAATAAAAACTCCACGCTTGGTATGCAGCCGTTATAATGAAAAAAtaacaagaaaaaggaaagctACCGTCAAAGGCATGAAACATGGGCCGGCCAAAGCAGCCACCAGATAAGAAATGAAAATAACCAAAACAGACTCGCATCAGCTTCAACTAATGCGGgacctttgtcttcttcttccttcctcttcatcattcagCTGTATCGTCACTCATCCTCCCCACTCCGGAATCAGCCCGCTTCTTGGGCAAGGACTGATCAGACTTGTGTTCATCAATAATGGCCATTCCCACAGTCGTCGATTCTTGCGACTTGCTTGATCGAATGGCAGGGCCCATTGATCTCCTGCGGTTTGACTGGTCTTCCACAATCTTGGGCCTGTTGAGGTCCGTGACTCCAATGCTCCTCCGAGCAGCCGCCCTATTGGGTGGCTTCAAAAAATCACCGGATTTTCTGTcatccgccgccgccgtcgcagcagcagctgctgctgcggcatCGTGGGTAGGTTCGGTGGGGGAGCTTGCGCTGACAGAATATCTCAGCCCCGAAAGACTGCCTCTCCACCGAGCGAGGTTCCAAAAGCTACCATCCTTGTCGGTTTCATCACTTTCCGCCACGCTGATGAAATTGAAACTCGGCGTTGGCGGCTGCGACCCCCCATCCAGTGTTCCTATCGATGCCCTGTTCCGTACGCTACCCGTGGGGCTTGCGAGGCCATTCCTCGGGGGCCGTACAGGTGAGCCGCCTGAGGCAACAGGCTTCCTGGCTACTGCTGAGGGATTGATTGTCGAGATATTGGCTGGAGGTACGGGGGTTTTCCTCGGCGAGGCAGATCGCTCGGTCCTAATCGGCGCCACGTTGAGGCTTGCTCGCCCTTGGTCATCGACGTCTTGACGCCAGCTCATAATTCGGTCAGACGGGTGCTGAGCCTGGCCAGCACTCAGATTGAGCGAGGTTCGCCTAGACAGACTTCCGCTAgttctggtgatgatgcttccGCTTCGTCCCAGCCCGCTGACCTTGCTGGAGAATTTGGAACCAATCTCCCACATGTTCTGCTGGCGCTTGGCGAATGCGCAGTCTTGTCGGAATACCTTAATCGTACCGGTCCTGTCGGTTGTGACTATAATGTTGCCGTCCATGTGCTTACAGCGGTTCAGATAGGCCGGGCTCTCTTCTggcttcttgatgctgacgCTCGGCGTTGGATTATGAATCTCGGTGCCTGTTTCCGACACCTCGGTTTGGCTTAGAGCAGCCTCGTCGAGGCTTCGAAGCAAAACAGGCGGCGGGTTACACAGATCAAAGATTGGATCCCCAGACGCGCTCAACAGCTGCCTGGTCCGTGTTGGTGCCAACAGAGCGGTAGTGACGACTTCTGGATGAGCATCAAAGCACTCGTACGGCTGGCGGTCCTTCATCTCGACCTCTGTCGTATTCGTGTTCCAGATGTATGCCTTTCGGTCCTCACTGCCACAGATGACATAGGTCCCATCGTCGCTGAAACGAGCGTGAATCTGGCTAGACTGGTTCTCGAGGCCTTTAAACTTAACATCCAGCATCCGAGTCTTTAAGCTGTAGATTCGAACGCGAGAGTCGTTGGATGAGATCAACACTTTTACTTCGCCAGTTCCAGCCACCGTAGCCGTCTTGATACCCGTAattttgctgcctttggcGTTTTTTCCTCGTGACGAGCGTACGTGGATCTGGAACTTTTGCTTAAGCCCCTCCGTCTCAAAGAACGAGCACATGCCATTCAGTACCCCGCAGATAGCCATTTTGCCGTCGGGCGAAAACGCCACGGCCGTAATAAATTCGTTGGTCGAGGCCGAAAAGGCCACTGACTTGTCTGGTATGTTCCAAAGCCGGAGCTGAGCATCCAGGGAGCCGGCAAGAAAGAATCGGTCGTCGGTAGGATGGAACGCAATCGACGTGACCAGATCGTGGTGCGTAAACGTGGCGAGGCATTCTTGTCTGCTAACGTGCCAAAGCCTCACCGTCTTGTCCATTGAGGTCGACAGGAGGAAATTGTTCTTGCTCCAACAGAGGGCCAGCACTTCTCCAGTGTGAGCCTCGAATTCGCGGACCGGCTTGTTTCGAAATACGGGTGCGCTCAAACGCTCTCCTCGACTCTTTCCCTGGGCGTCTCTTtcagcctcctcttcttcctcgtgcGCCTTGCGCTCCTCTTCCGTCGACAGGACGGCAAAGACCCGAACGATCTGATCTTTGCCAGCCACAGCAAGGTAGCGACCATCAATGCTAAACTCTGCGGCCCATATCGCATCGCCAGCTTTCAGAAGCCGCGTGCCCACCGCAGTGGCAGGCACACGTCCTTGCGACGGCTCGTCATCCTTCTCTGGCTTGGGCCCCAGCAGTTCCTGGGCTAAAAAGAGTCGATTAAAGTCTCGGCGTTTGCTGTTGTGCGATCGCACGCGGATATAGCGTGGAGGTTCTTTGTAAAGCGGGATGTAACCACCGCCATCGCTCATGACGGACATTGGGGCGCGAGCGCTACTCCCCTCGGTGCGCAGCTCGCCCAGCTCGGAGTCGGAATCGGgcgcatcgtcgtcgttcTTCTTGAAGGCGCTTCGCATAGCAAGCCGGCTCAAGAAAGATGTTCCCTTCCTACAGCCAAGAATGTCAGCGGGCGTGCAAAGATGGCGCCAGGCGCAAACCTACTTTCGATCTCTGGGGAAATCAGCGAGGCCATTTGCCAGGCGGGCTGTATTCTCAATACTAATGCTCTTCTTAGGAAAGCTTTCCGCCGTTGGGCTAT
This genomic interval from Trichoderma breve strain T069 chromosome 7 map unlocalized scaffold00008, whole genome shotgun sequence contains the following:
- a CDS encoding thioredoxin domain-containing protein; amino-acid sequence: MAVIDIKTKAQFDELTKATPYVALQAHATWCGPCKAISPMFNKHAEAFSNDKYTFARFDTDEVPDLAFELGIRSIPAFFIFENGDKADTLTGANPPALQKLTAAVAEKSKAAGELNTTEDF
- a CDS encoding WD domain, g-beta repeat domain-containing protein, giving the protein MPPPIPSPVDVGDSQLAPRKDGSTKNPTNGSSGNAESQPLPIAKRSTTLLSRTPTQQLQNGKDKEAKGVSVRTMSSTPPAATALDPLSNQIFLRTNSGTLETSLAQRLRGSTKPDSPTAESFPKKSISIENTARLANGLADFPRDRKKGTSFLSRLAMRSAFKKNDDDAPDSDSELGELRTEGSSARAPMSVMSDGGGYIPLYKEPPRYIRVRSHNSKRRDFNRLFLAQELLGPKPEKDDEPSQGRVPATAVGTRLLKAGDAIWAAEFSIDGRYLAVAGKDQIVRVFAVLSTEEERKAHEEEEEAERDAQGKSRGERLSAPVFRNKPVREFEAHTGEVLALCWSKNNFLLSTSMDKTVRLWHVSRQECLATFTHHDLVTSIAFHPTDDRFFLAGSLDAQLRLWNIPDKSVAFSASTNEFITAVAFSPDGKMAICGVLNGMCSFFETEGLKQKFQIHVRSSRGKNAKGSKITGIKTATVAGTGEVKVLISSNDSRVRIYSLKTRMLDVKFKGLENQSSQIHARFSDDGTYVICGSEDRKAYIWNTNTTEVEMKDRQPYECFDAHPEVVTTALLAPTRTRQLLSASGDPIFDLCNPPPVLLRSLDEAALSQTEVSETGTEIHNPTPSVSIKKPEESPAYLNRCKHMDGNIIVTTDRTGTIKVFRQDCAFAKRQQNMWEIGSKFSSKVSGLGRSGSIITRTSGSLSRRTSLNLSAGQAQHPSDRIMSWRQDVDDQGRASLNVAPIRTERSASPRKTPVPPANISTINPSAVARKPVASGGSPVRPPRNGLASPTGSVRNRASIGTLDGGSQPPTPSFNFISVAESDETDKDGSFWNLARWRGSLSGLRYSVSASSPTEPTHDAAAAAAAATAAADDRKSGDFLKPPNRAAARRSIGVTDLNRPKIVEDQSNRRRSMGPAIRSSKSQESTTVGMAIIDEHKSDQSLPKKRADSGVGRMSDDTAE